The proteins below come from a single Mycolicibacterium sp. TY81 genomic window:
- the sufD gene encoding Fe-S cluster assembly protein SufD — translation MSNLTEATEGIVANKGELFTSYDVNAFEVPGGRDELWRFTPLKRLHGLHDGSAEATGAARVEVSERDGVTVETVGRDDERLGQGGVPADRVAAQAYSSFDEATIVSVGRDVQVAEPIEIAIAGPGEGKTAYGHLQLRVAELGEAVVVIDQSGSGTYADNIEFVVGDAARLTVVSIADWADDAVNISTHHATLGKDAVLRHVAVTLGGDVVRLTSRTRYLGPGGDAEMLGLYFADEGQHFESRLLVDHAVPNCRSNVLYKGALQGDPDSKKADAHTVWIGDVLIRAAATGTDTFEVNRNLVLTDGARADSVPNLEIETGEIVGAGHASATGRFDDEQLFYLQARGIPEDQARRLVVRGFFGEIIQKIAVPEVRERLTAAIEHELELTEGRNNS, via the coding sequence GTGAGTAATTTGACTGAGGCGACGGAAGGCATCGTCGCCAACAAGGGTGAGCTGTTCACGTCCTACGACGTCAACGCTTTCGAGGTTCCCGGCGGCCGTGACGAGCTGTGGCGGTTCACCCCGCTGAAGCGTCTGCACGGGCTGCACGACGGGTCGGCCGAGGCCACCGGCGCCGCGCGCGTCGAGGTTTCCGAGCGTGACGGCGTCACGGTCGAGACCGTCGGCCGCGACGACGAGCGGCTCGGTCAGGGCGGCGTGCCCGCGGACCGCGTTGCCGCACAGGCGTATTCGTCGTTCGACGAAGCCACGATCGTGTCGGTCGGTCGCGACGTCCAGGTCGCCGAGCCCATCGAGATCGCCATCGCCGGACCGGGTGAGGGCAAGACCGCGTACGGCCATCTGCAGCTGCGGGTCGCCGAGCTGGGCGAGGCCGTCGTGGTCATCGACCAGAGCGGCAGCGGAACCTACGCCGACAACATCGAATTCGTCGTCGGTGACGCGGCCCGGTTGACCGTCGTGTCGATCGCCGACTGGGCCGACGACGCGGTGAACATCAGCACCCACCACGCCACGCTGGGCAAGGACGCCGTGCTGCGGCACGTCGCGGTCACTCTCGGCGGCGACGTCGTGCGGCTGACCTCGCGGACCCGCTACCTGGGTCCCGGCGGCGACGCCGAGATGCTGGGTCTGTACTTCGCCGACGAGGGGCAGCACTTCGAGTCGCGCCTGCTGGTCGACCACGCGGTGCCCAACTGCCGCTCCAACGTGCTGTACAAGGGTGCGCTGCAAGGGGATCCGGATTCGAAGAAGGCCGACGCCCACACCGTGTGGATCGGCGACGTGCTGATCCGCGCCGCCGCCACCGGTACCGACACCTTCGAGGTGAACCGCAACCTGGTGCTCACCGACGGCGCCCGCGCCGACTCGGTGCCCAACCTGGAGATCGAGACCGGCGAGATCGTCGGCGCCGGACACGCCAGTGCCACCGGACGTTTCGACGACGAGCAGCTGTTCTACCTGCAGGCCCGCGGCATCCCCGAGGACCAGGCCCGCCGCCTGGTTGTCCGCGGCTTCTTCGGCGAGATCATCCAGAAGATCGCCGTGCCGGAAGTCCGCGAACGCCTCACCGCCGCCATCGAACACGAACTTGAACTGACTGAAGGACGCAACAACTCATGA
- the sufC gene encoding Fe-S cluster assembly ATPase SufC, giving the protein MTTLEIKDLHVSVTAPDGADVPILKGVNLTVKSGETHAVMGPNGSGKSTLSYAIAGHPKYTVTSGSITLDGEDVLEMSVDERARAGLFLAMQYPVEVPGVSMSNFLRTAATAVRGEAPKLRHWVKEVKTAMSELDIDPAFGERSVNEGFSGGEKKRHEILQLGLLKPKIAILDETDSGLDVDALRVVSEGVNRYAEAEHGGVLLITHYTRILRYIRPQFVHVFFDGRIITSGGPELADELEENGYERYTTAAAAEA; this is encoded by the coding sequence ATGACCACACTGGAAATCAAGGACCTGCACGTCTCGGTCACCGCGCCCGACGGCGCCGACGTCCCGATCCTCAAGGGCGTCAACCTGACCGTGAAGTCGGGCGAGACCCACGCGGTCATGGGCCCCAACGGTTCTGGCAAGTCGACGCTGTCGTACGCCATCGCCGGCCACCCCAAGTACACCGTCACCTCCGGCTCCATCACCCTGGACGGCGAGGACGTGCTGGAGATGAGCGTCGACGAGCGCGCCCGCGCGGGCCTCTTCCTGGCCATGCAATACCCCGTCGAGGTGCCCGGCGTCTCGATGTCGAACTTCCTGCGTACCGCGGCGACCGCGGTCCGCGGCGAGGCACCGAAGCTGCGCCACTGGGTCAAAGAGGTCAAGACCGCGATGTCGGAGCTGGACATCGACCCGGCGTTCGGCGAGCGCAGCGTCAACGAAGGTTTCTCCGGTGGTGAGAAGAAGCGCCACGAAATCCTGCAGCTGGGTCTGCTGAAGCCGAAGATCGCCATCCTCGACGAGACCGACTCGGGCCTCGACGTCGACGCGCTGCGCGTCGTGTCCGAGGGCGTCAACCGGTACGCCGAGGCCGAGCACGGCGGCGTCCTGCTGATCACGCACTACACCCGCATCCTGCGCTACATCCGTCCGCAGTTCGTGCACGTCTTCTTCGACGGCCGCATCATCACCTCCGGTGGTCCGGAGCTGGCCGACGAGCTCGAAGAGAACGGCTACGAGCGCTACACCACCGCGGCTGCTGCCGAGGCGTGA